Proteins found in one Amycolatopsis umgeniensis genomic segment:
- a CDS encoding FHA domain-containing protein, whose protein sequence is MNLLSFLPDVGHEVSAALRDPGIGGCVPALADGRDLLIDPTMVELDDALAEAFERAAEDEATLFLSLVGHGEYADDDFYFLTKETSLPVDSRKSFLFAQRIKELLGRYSTLDGLVILLDTCHAGIGAVQAGRRWLRIVGEAGRRFDLLTASDDRVAANGCFSRSLVTVLRSGHRSFGEHVRCADLKRVITGLCPAQTAVHLGFDGTREVIGADQGLWLALNASPAWRHSPLAGNPAAPDIERLTANYKQKPELGETVGHLLTGARLVAIAGEADSGKSAMLAALARPSVAGSYVPPDFLHAVLFAARGQTAEQIARELARQLQHTVPWFAESREAFLSTLDDSARSGASAFDLAILGPLRTVTPQWTNSPVRIAMDGLDDLDPDVTSRVTGLLRNLSTDPELSWVKTVVATRTPDNLPSATVVRLIPLRVTHPVIRPADRPGKPAPRPARDVPAQRGSDSPTSPRLTPATLILDVPGRAPVHHELSYGFTTLGRSRRATLPLADSRVSRVHCEIRWDGTTAWLTDLDSANGTFVNKRRILNAELAHRDVIRLGDSTATFISVGQEEKWPEADEDTGALPSPRPARAVLLDLLHLAADRGPIPISILTKASAASGGPERTVHVRDILAGLRTAVRRTQAGLPTETVLWTGPAPEVTPRLHARLADATSDVEPPSGDEEPTLEQAYAATNEAEFRWLAGLHEDALNSVERRVSGIPVENRENWAAWARRAERELGETHRITVRCKTWYETWVARTTPPTPENEW, encoded by the coding sequence TTGAACTTGCTTTCGTTCCTTCCCGACGTCGGCCACGAAGTCTCGGCGGCGTTGCGGGATCCCGGCATCGGCGGCTGTGTCCCCGCGCTCGCGGACGGCCGCGACCTGCTCATCGACCCGACGATGGTCGAACTCGACGACGCGCTGGCCGAGGCGTTCGAGCGCGCGGCCGAAGACGAGGCGACACTTTTCCTTTCGCTCGTCGGGCACGGCGAATACGCCGACGACGACTTCTACTTCCTCACCAAGGAAACCAGCCTGCCGGTGGACAGCCGGAAGTCGTTCCTGTTCGCCCAGCGGATCAAGGAGCTCCTCGGCCGCTACTCCACGCTCGACGGTCTGGTCATCCTGCTCGACACCTGCCACGCGGGAATCGGCGCCGTCCAGGCGGGCAGGCGCTGGCTGCGGATCGTCGGCGAGGCCGGACGGCGGTTCGACCTGCTGACGGCGTCCGACGACCGCGTCGCCGCCAACGGCTGCTTCAGCCGGTCGCTGGTCACCGTGCTGCGTTCGGGGCACCGGAGTTTCGGCGAGCACGTCCGCTGCGCGGATCTCAAACGGGTCATCACCGGCTTGTGCCCGGCGCAGACCGCCGTCCATCTCGGTTTCGACGGCACCCGCGAGGTGATCGGCGCCGATCAGGGGCTGTGGCTCGCGCTCAACGCCTCCCCCGCGTGGCGCCATTCGCCGCTGGCAGGCAATCCCGCGGCCCCGGACATCGAACGGCTGACAGCGAACTACAAGCAGAAGCCGGAACTCGGCGAGACTGTCGGGCATCTGCTCACCGGGGCCCGCCTGGTCGCGATCGCCGGGGAGGCCGACTCCGGCAAATCGGCCATGCTGGCCGCGCTCGCCCGCCCGTCGGTGGCGGGATCCTATGTCCCGCCGGACTTCCTGCACGCCGTGCTGTTCGCCGCCCGCGGGCAGACGGCGGAACAGATCGCACGGGAACTGGCCCGCCAGCTCCAGCACACGGTCCCGTGGTTCGCCGAGTCCCGCGAGGCCTTCCTGAGCACTCTCGATGACAGCGCACGGAGCGGCGCAAGCGCTTTCGATCTGGCGATCCTCGGCCCGCTGCGGACAGTCACTCCACAGTGGACGAACAGCCCGGTGCGGATCGCGATGGACGGCCTGGACGATCTAGACCCCGACGTCACCTCCCGTGTGACCGGCCTCCTGCGGAACCTGTCCACCGATCCGGAGTTGTCGTGGGTCAAGACGGTGGTGGCGACGCGGACACCGGACAACCTCCCGTCCGCGACCGTGGTGCGCCTGATCCCCTTGCGGGTCACGCATCCGGTGATCCGGCCAGCGGACCGGCCCGGCAAGCCCGCGCCCCGGCCGGCGCGCGACGTCCCAGCTCAGCGAGGAAGCGACTCGCCGACTTCACCGAGACTCACCCCCGCGACGCTGATCCTCGACGTCCCCGGCCGGGCTCCCGTCCACCACGAACTCTCCTACGGATTCACGACGCTCGGCCGCAGCCGCCGCGCCACCCTGCCGCTCGCCGATTCGCGCGTTTCCCGCGTGCACTGCGAAATCCGCTGGGACGGGACGACCGCGTGGCTGACCGACCTCGATTCCGCCAACGGCACCTTCGTCAACAAACGGCGAATCCTCAACGCCGAACTGGCGCATCGCGACGTGATCCGGCTCGGCGACTCGACGGCCACCTTCATCAGCGTCGGCCAGGAGGAGAAATGGCCGGAGGCCGATGAGGACACCGGCGCGCTGCCCTCACCCCGTCCGGCGCGGGCGGTCCTGCTGGACCTGCTGCACCTGGCGGCCGACCGCGGCCCCATCCCGATCTCGATCCTGACCAAGGCGAGCGCTGCGAGCGGCGGCCCGGAAAGAACGGTGCACGTTCGGGACATCCTCGCCGGTCTCCGCACCGCGGTCCGGCGCACACAAGCGGGTCTGCCGACCGAAACCGTGCTGTGGACCGGCCCCGCGCCCGAAGTGACGCCCCGCCTGCACGCCCGGCTGGCGGACGCGACCTCGGACGTGGAACCGCCGTCCGGAGACGAGGAGCCGACCTTGGAACAGGCGTACGCGGCCACCAACGAAGCCGAGTTCCGGTGGCTCGCGGGCCTGCACGAGGACGCGCTCAACTCGGTGGAGCGGCGCGTGTCCGGGATTCCGGTGGAGAACCGGGAAAACTGGGCGGCGTGGGCTCGGCGGGCGGAGCGGGAGCTCGGAGAGACCCATCGGATCACGGTGCGCTGCAAGACCTGGTACGAGACTTGGGTGGCGAGGACGACCCCGCCCACTCCGGAGAACGAGTGGTGA
- a CDS encoding sterol desaturase family protein, which yields MADFLVHLSDPVLMATPVFLLFVAIEILALHVLGHDDNVIGYSVKDTRTSMSMGAVAVVINGVFRIAMLFVFAALYELAPVKFSPHDWWTWVLMLLGQEIVFYAYHRASHRVRIMWAGHQVHHSSEHYNFSTALRQKWTPYFQLPFWSILAFAGIPPWMILTGLSIDLVYQFFVHTEKIRKLPRWFEYVFNTPSHHRVHHGSDKEYLDANYGGILIIWDRLFGSFVPEGKRPTYGLTKNVESHNLLKVGFHEYGSILRDVRAAGSWRDKLGYVFGPPGWQPAEVRAVSV from the coding sequence GTGGCGGATTTCCTTGTCCATCTGAGTGACCCGGTACTGATGGCGACACCGGTGTTCCTGCTGTTCGTCGCGATCGAGATCCTCGCGCTGCACGTGCTGGGCCACGACGACAACGTCATCGGCTACAGCGTCAAGGACACCAGGACCAGCATGTCCATGGGCGCGGTGGCGGTCGTGATCAACGGCGTCTTCCGCATCGCGATGCTGTTCGTCTTCGCCGCGCTCTACGAACTGGCGCCGGTGAAGTTCAGCCCGCACGACTGGTGGACCTGGGTCCTCATGCTGCTGGGCCAGGAGATCGTCTTCTACGCCTACCACCGGGCGAGCCATCGCGTCCGGATCATGTGGGCGGGCCACCAGGTCCACCATTCGAGTGAGCACTACAACTTCTCCACGGCGCTGCGGCAGAAGTGGACCCCGTACTTCCAGCTGCCGTTCTGGTCGATCCTGGCCTTCGCCGGCATCCCGCCGTGGATGATCCTGACCGGTCTGTCGATCGACCTCGTCTACCAGTTCTTCGTGCACACCGAGAAGATCCGGAAGCTGCCGCGCTGGTTCGAGTACGTGTTCAACACGCCTTCACACCATCGTGTGCACCACGGCAGCGACAAGGAGTACCTGGACGCGAACTACGGCGGCATCCTGATCATCTGGGACCGGCTGTTCGGCAGTTTCGTACCCGAGGGCAAGCGGCCGACCTACGGGCTGACCAAGAACGTCGAGTCCCACAACCTGCTCAAGGTCGGCTTCCACGAGTACGGGTCGATCCTGCGCGACGTCCGCGCGGCCGGGTCTTGGCGGGACAAACTCGGCTACGTGTTCGGCCCGCCGGGCTGGCAGCCCGCGGAGGTCAGGGCGGTCAGCGTCTAG
- a CDS encoding TetR/AcrR family transcriptional regulator: MTEARAVGTKGMPREERETLIVRAGTEEFGKNGYAGASMVEIARRVGVTKPLLYQYFGSKDGLYLACLHRAGDRLTEGVAETMAAEGEPPERMPLAVLSAIFQTFDNDRYAWKLLRDPTVPSTGEIAGVAVDYRFRLDGFALIGAAQLMHSRGLDDERDIEAIAQVWTGVVDSLISWWIDQPDQDAAAMTERCSRIMRNLFGW; the protein is encoded by the coding sequence GTGACAGAAGCAAGGGCCGTCGGCACGAAGGGCATGCCCCGCGAAGAGCGGGAGACGCTGATCGTGCGCGCCGGGACGGAGGAGTTCGGCAAGAACGGGTACGCCGGGGCGTCGATGGTGGAGATCGCCCGCCGGGTCGGTGTCACGAAACCCTTGCTGTACCAGTACTTCGGTTCGAAGGACGGGCTGTATCTCGCATGCCTGCACCGGGCGGGGGACAGGCTGACCGAAGGGGTCGCCGAGACGATGGCGGCGGAGGGCGAGCCGCCCGAGCGGATGCCGCTCGCGGTGCTCTCGGCCATCTTCCAGACGTTCGACAACGACCGGTACGCGTGGAAGCTGCTTCGCGACCCAACGGTGCCCTCGACCGGCGAGATCGCCGGCGTCGCCGTCGACTACCGGTTCCGGCTCGACGGGTTCGCGCTGATCGGCGCCGCCCAGCTGATGCACTCGCGTGGCCTGGACGACGAACGCGACATCGAGGCGATCGCCCAGGTGTGGACCGGGGTGGTCGACTCCCTGATCAGCTGGTGGATCGACCAGCCGGATCAGGACGCCGCGGCGATGACCGAGCGGTGTTCGCGGATCATGCGGAACCTGTTCGGCTGGTGA
- a CDS encoding NUDIX domain-containing protein, whose product MKDWTFCPRCGDRTRLAGDGEEAHVECPACGFTKYDNPLPTTVGLILDGDRMLLLRRAHEPRKGSWDTVGGFLSGAESAEENLVREGLEEIGCELVNLRFAGSYSSIYGDTGLKTIGLAFTCELPPDAEIVLSEENSEYAWFPLDDRPPLAFADCEAAATALTSRTGSA is encoded by the coding sequence GTGAAGGACTGGACGTTCTGCCCTCGCTGCGGCGACCGGACACGGCTCGCCGGCGACGGCGAGGAAGCCCATGTCGAGTGCCCCGCTTGCGGCTTCACCAAATACGACAACCCGCTGCCGACCACGGTCGGGCTCATCCTCGACGGCGACCGGATGCTGTTGCTGCGCCGGGCACACGAGCCCCGGAAGGGCAGCTGGGACACCGTCGGCGGATTCCTTTCCGGAGCCGAGAGCGCCGAGGAGAACCTGGTCCGCGAAGGGCTCGAAGAGATCGGCTGCGAACTCGTGAACCTCCGGTTCGCCGGATCGTACTCGTCGATCTACGGTGACACCGGCCTGAAGACGATCGGGCTCGCCTTCACCTGCGAACTCCCGCCGGACGCGGAAATCGTGCTGTCGGAAGAGAATTCCGAGTACGCCTGGTTCCCGCTCGACGACCGCCCGCCGCTCGCCTTCGCCGACTGCGAGGCCGCGGCCACGGCGCTCACCAGCCGAACAGGTTCCGCATGA
- a CDS encoding PQQ-dependent sugar dehydrogenase, with protein MTFAVLPAPPAGAAPTEHESEAATISQGAVEKNHAGYSGTGFVNFDNVVGSYVEYTVNAAQAGTQTLTFRYANGTTVDRPVSLSVNGSSAGTLSFPGTGAWTTWKTVTKDVALTAGANKIRTTATTAEGGPNADKLTASGVVDAEAPTPPKNLAAKDVKARSATFTWEAATDNVGVVRYDVMRGGNVLKTVDGTTLTTTVDNLQPNTAYDISVGAFDAAGNPSQQSNVVQFTTPSSGDTTPPTVPGNLRSTSVTANSVSLAWNASTDNSGTIAGYDVYQGTTKVATTPSLEATITGLTANTSYTFTVKARDLDGNASAASNALTAKTSGNAGGGIPEYDKDITKVDLAWSVDFLPDGTALATERDRFEILRITPSGQKTTVGKVPGAVGTNGEGGLLGIAISPNYATDHAIYLYHTASGDNRIVKMTYDNGTLSSTSTPVLTGIAKNRYHNGGRIRFGPDGKLYVTAGDGQNKDTAQNKGSLNGKILRVNPDGSPPSDNPFFSTGGNARYVWSFGHRNPQGLAWDSRGQLWASEFGDGKLDELNLIQKGGNFGWPQCEGTDGSCGGTVAPKKTWPTSSGGPSGIEIVNDWVYVAAVTSEQLFATQINAAGNGVGSVQSLFSGRWGRLRSVTKTPDGGLWVTSTNADKNGGTPSGIDNVVVRLKFPGSSQPGAFKLASSAFADNASIPNKYTCAGDGTAGQDTSPPLAWGAGTTNAKGYAVVFADVANNGNKLHWAIWDVPASAASLPEGLGSGFTVPNQNGAKQKAMGSGANSQKYFGPCPGGSSHPYTFTLYALNTATVPGLTSSSTMAQIETAIKNASTANVKLRGNSNAAS; from the coding sequence ATGACCTTCGCCGTCCTGCCGGCTCCGCCCGCCGGCGCGGCACCGACCGAGCACGAATCCGAAGCCGCGACGATCTCCCAAGGCGCCGTCGAGAAGAACCACGCGGGCTATTCCGGCACCGGGTTCGTGAACTTCGACAACGTCGTCGGCAGCTATGTCGAGTACACGGTGAACGCCGCGCAGGCCGGAACCCAGACGCTGACTTTCCGCTATGCCAACGGAACCACTGTCGACAGGCCGGTTTCGCTGAGCGTCAACGGCAGTTCCGCCGGGACGCTTTCCTTCCCTGGCACCGGCGCGTGGACCACCTGGAAGACCGTTACCAAAGACGTCGCGCTGACGGCCGGGGCCAACAAGATCCGCACCACCGCGACGACCGCGGAAGGCGGCCCCAACGCGGACAAGCTCACCGCGAGCGGAGTGGTCGACGCCGAAGCGCCGACACCGCCGAAGAACCTGGCAGCCAAGGACGTCAAGGCCCGCAGCGCCACCTTCACCTGGGAAGCCGCGACCGACAACGTCGGCGTGGTCCGCTACGACGTCATGCGCGGCGGTAACGTGCTCAAGACCGTCGACGGGACCACGCTCACCACAACCGTCGACAACCTGCAGCCGAACACGGCCTACGACATCTCGGTCGGCGCCTTCGACGCGGCCGGAAACCCTTCGCAGCAAAGCAATGTCGTGCAGTTCACGACACCGTCCAGCGGGGACACCACCCCGCCGACCGTGCCGGGCAACCTGCGCTCGACGTCGGTGACCGCGAACAGTGTTTCCTTGGCGTGGAACGCTTCCACGGACAACAGCGGCACGATCGCGGGCTACGACGTCTACCAGGGCACGACGAAGGTCGCGACGACGCCTTCGCTCGAAGCGACGATCACGGGGCTGACGGCGAACACGTCATACACGTTCACGGTCAAAGCGCGTGACCTCGACGGCAACGCTTCCGCCGCGAGCAACGCGCTGACCGCGAAGACGAGCGGCAACGCGGGCGGCGGGATTCCCGAGTACGACAAGGACATCACGAAGGTCGACCTCGCCTGGTCCGTCGACTTCCTGCCGGACGGCACGGCGCTGGCGACCGAACGGGACCGCTTCGAGATCCTGCGGATCACGCCTTCGGGCCAGAAGACCACCGTGGGCAAGGTTCCCGGCGCCGTCGGCACCAACGGCGAGGGCGGCCTGCTCGGCATCGCGATCTCGCCGAACTACGCCACCGACCACGCGATCTACCTGTACCACACGGCTTCCGGCGACAACCGGATCGTGAAGATGACCTACGACAACGGGACGCTGTCCTCGACCTCGACGCCGGTGCTCACCGGGATCGCCAAGAACCGTTACCACAACGGCGGGCGGATCCGCTTCGGCCCGGACGGCAAGCTCTACGTGACCGCGGGCGACGGGCAGAACAAGGACACCGCGCAGAACAAGGGATCGCTCAACGGGAAGATCCTGCGGGTCAACCCCGACGGTTCGCCCCCGAGCGACAACCCGTTCTTCTCCACCGGCGGGAACGCCCGGTACGTCTGGAGCTTCGGGCACCGCAACCCGCAGGGCCTCGCCTGGGATTCCCGCGGTCAGCTGTGGGCATCGGAGTTCGGCGACGGCAAGCTGGACGAGCTCAACCTGATCCAGAAGGGCGGCAACTTCGGCTGGCCCCAGTGCGAAGGCACCGACGGCAGCTGCGGAGGCACTGTCGCGCCGAAGAAGACCTGGCCGACCAGTTCCGGCGGGCCGAGCGGGATCGAGATCGTCAACGACTGGGTCTACGTCGCGGCCGTCACCAGCGAGCAGCTCTTCGCCACCCAGATCAACGCGGCAGGCAACGGCGTCGGCTCGGTGCAGTCGCTGTTCTCCGGCCGCTGGGGCAGGCTCCGTTCGGTCACCAAGACCCCGGACGGCGGCCTGTGGGTCACCTCGACCAACGCGGACAAGAACGGCGGCACGCCGAGCGGGATCGACAACGTGGTGGTGCGCCTGAAGTTCCCCGGTTCCTCGCAGCCGGGAGCGTTCAAGCTGGCCAGTTCCGCGTTCGCCGACAACGCGTCCATTCCGAACAAGTACACCTGTGCGGGTGACGGCACCGCGGGCCAGGACACCTCCCCGCCGCTGGCGTGGGGTGCCGGGACCACGAACGCCAAGGGGTACGCCGTCGTCTTCGCCGACGTGGCCAACAACGGCAACAAACTGCACTGGGCGATCTGGGACGTCCCGGCTTCCGCGGCGTCACTCCCGGAGGGGCTGGGCTCGGGCTTCACCGTGCCGAACCAGAACGGCGCCAAGCAGAAGGCCATGGGCAGCGGGGCGAACTCGCAGAAGTACTTCGGCCCGTGTCCCGGCGGCTCCAGTCATCCCTACACGTTCACGCTCTACGCGCTGAACACGGCGACGGTGCCGGGCCTGACCTCGTCCTCGACGATGGCGCAGATCGAGACGGCGATCAAGAACGCCTCGACGGCCAACGTCAAACTGCGCGGCAACTCCAACGCCGCGTCCTGA
- a CDS encoding PPOX class F420-dependent oxidoreductase, producing the protein MREMSRDEWWDFASEGTRTGMLGLVRANGAPIVTPVWFLLNEGPHGDELIFTTGTDTLKGKALRRDPRLSLAVDDQKPPYSYVQFTAEAELHTDYEEMLEWATRLGGRYMGEDKAEAYGKRNAVPEESLVRAKIVKVIARADIAG; encoded by the coding sequence ATGCGTGAAATGAGCCGGGACGAATGGTGGGACTTCGCGAGCGAGGGCACCCGCACGGGCATGCTCGGGCTGGTCCGCGCCAACGGGGCGCCGATCGTGACGCCGGTCTGGTTCCTGCTGAACGAGGGGCCCCACGGGGACGAGCTGATCTTCACCACCGGCACGGACACGCTCAAGGGGAAGGCGCTGCGGCGCGACCCTCGGCTCTCGCTGGCCGTCGACGATCAGAAGCCGCCTTACTCGTACGTGCAGTTCACCGCCGAGGCGGAATTGCACACCGACTACGAAGAGATGCTCGAATGGGCGACCAGGCTCGGTGGCCGGTACATGGGCGAAGACAAGGCCGAGGCCTACGGCAAGCGCAACGCGGTCCCCGAGGAGTCCTTGGTGCGGGCCAAAATCGTGAAGGTGATCGCGCGGGCGGACATCGCCGGCTGA
- a CDS encoding peptidase inhibitor family I36 protein, with protein MSTAGNDGVVTAKAFGAQLREVRGKLTQECVAKRSVLGQDALTRQRVSNIENGLLPTAGQLRCYLRGCGEPELFERFDRIRSEVAASPPDGPRARAWRRRAIRVGSAVAAVLAAASVVLVLSTDGSGPVPAAVVAPECVEGFLCFWPEPGYGGAKVQLPPDWAGDGRQCVPLPFPARSMANRSAERHWGYAGRDCAGGDRTILQHRGGAEPSILIQSYIHT; from the coding sequence ATGTCCACTGCGGGGAATGACGGCGTCGTCACGGCGAAGGCCTTCGGCGCGCAACTGCGCGAGGTGCGCGGGAAACTCACCCAGGAATGCGTCGCCAAACGGTCGGTGCTCGGCCAGGACGCGCTGACCCGGCAACGGGTGTCCAACATCGAGAACGGTCTGCTGCCGACAGCCGGACAGCTGCGCTGCTATCTGCGAGGGTGCGGGGAGCCCGAACTGTTCGAGCGTTTCGACCGGATTCGAAGCGAGGTGGCGGCGAGTCCGCCGGACGGGCCGCGTGCCCGGGCGTGGCGAAGACGCGCGATCCGGGTGGGCTCGGCGGTGGCCGCCGTGCTCGCCGCCGCTTCCGTCGTGCTCGTGCTGTCCACGGACGGCTCCGGCCCGGTTCCGGCGGCCGTCGTCGCTCCGGAGTGCGTGGAAGGCTTTCTCTGTTTCTGGCCGGAACCCGGCTACGGCGGGGCCAAGGTGCAACTCCCGCCCGACTGGGCCGGGGACGGCCGCCAGTGTGTCCCGCTGCCCTTCCCCGCGAGGTCGATGGCGAACCGCAGCGCGGAACGGCACTGGGGCTACGCCGGGCGGGACTGCGCCGGTGGCGACCGGACGATCCTGCAGCATCGCGGGGGTGCCGAGCCCTCGATCCTGATCCAGTCCTACATCCACACCTGA
- a CDS encoding type II toxin-antitoxin system Phd/YefM family antitoxin, giving the protein MSVQHEISQRDLRNRSGEIMDAVEHGETFTVTRSGSPIAQLVPLCRRHAVSRDQFATGSANAPLIDPDRFRADLDDAFAGEADDPYGR; this is encoded by the coding sequence ATGAGCGTTCAGCATGAGATCTCTCAGCGTGATCTCCGGAACCGATCCGGCGAGATCATGGACGCGGTCGAGCACGGGGAGACCTTCACCGTGACCCGTAGCGGCTCGCCCATCGCCCAGCTGGTCCCGCTGTGTCGTCGTCATGCCGTCTCCCGTGACCAGTTCGCCACCGGTTCGGCCAACGCTCCGCTCATCGACCCGGACAGGTTCCGCGCGGACCTCGACGACGCTTTCGCGGGGGAGGCGGACGATCCCTATGGCCGCTGA
- a CDS encoding type II toxin-antitoxin system VapC family toxin, with amino-acid sequence MAAEVHGLLDTNILILRRTIDHAQLPDLMSISTITLAELSAGPHYAEDPAERARRTDLLQRVESEFDPLPFGTEAARIFGRVSASVLAMGRTPRRRVADLMIASVAIAHRMPLYTTDPQDFEGLKELLDVVPVTRPA; translated from the coding sequence ATGGCCGCTGAGGTCCACGGCCTGCTCGACACGAACATCCTCATTCTCCGGCGGACGATCGACCACGCTCAGCTGCCGGACCTGATGTCGATCAGCACGATCACGCTCGCCGAACTGTCCGCGGGTCCGCATTACGCCGAGGATCCGGCCGAACGGGCCCGGCGCACGGATCTGCTGCAACGGGTGGAGTCGGAGTTCGATCCGCTGCCGTTCGGCACCGAGGCGGCCCGGATCTTCGGCCGGGTTTCGGCGTCCGTGCTCGCCATGGGCAGGACACCTCGGCGCCGCGTGGCCGACCTGATGATCGCCAGCGTGGCCATCGCGCACCGGATGCCGCTCTACACCACCGACCCGCAGGATTTCGAAGGTCTGAAAGAACTTCTCGACGTCGTTCCGGTCACCCGGCCGGCCTGA
- a CDS encoding AraC family transcriptional regulator, whose product MDLLAETLAVGGVRGAAGARIEASGPWGILWHRIAGAAFYAVTCGTAWLDVAGQPPRQLMPGDVVLLPNGPEHTLRSAPDAPVLPQLCTAAERARKCGGVLRLGSGDVQTHILGASYDYDPAVSIQVLATLPDLVHLRANHLDGGLDDTVRLLSRELARPQIATEFVLNRLVDILLVQLLRVWRTEKPAEARGTWLGVLGDPLISVALAKIHEAPAKPWTTDLLATELATSRSTLTRRFRETTGRTPGDYLTQWRMDLAAVRLRDTGETVDSIARSVGYTSVYAFSRAFRRARDQAPGQYRTSARARAVPAG is encoded by the coding sequence ATGGACCTCCTGGCCGAAACGCTCGCCGTCGGCGGCGTCCGGGGCGCCGCCGGGGCCCGGATCGAGGCGTCCGGGCCGTGGGGCATCCTCTGGCATCGCATCGCCGGCGCCGCTTTCTACGCCGTCACCTGCGGGACGGCTTGGCTGGACGTGGCGGGTCAGCCGCCGCGGCAGCTCATGCCCGGTGACGTCGTCCTGCTGCCGAACGGGCCGGAGCACACCCTGCGCAGCGCTCCGGACGCGCCTGTTCTTCCCCAGCTCTGCACGGCGGCGGAGAGGGCGCGGAAGTGCGGCGGGGTGCTGCGCCTCGGCTCCGGCGACGTGCAGACCCACATCCTCGGCGCGTCCTACGACTACGACCCGGCGGTCTCCATCCAGGTGCTCGCCACGTTGCCGGACCTGGTGCACCTTCGCGCGAACCATCTCGACGGCGGGCTGGACGACACCGTCCGCCTGCTGTCACGGGAGCTGGCCCGGCCGCAGATCGCCACCGAGTTCGTCCTCAACCGGCTCGTCGACATCCTCCTTGTCCAGCTGTTGCGCGTGTGGCGCACGGAGAAGCCCGCCGAGGCGCGGGGAACCTGGCTCGGCGTCCTCGGCGATCCGCTGATCAGCGTGGCCTTGGCCAAGATCCACGAGGCCCCGGCGAAACCGTGGACGACCGATCTGCTCGCGACGGAGCTGGCGACCTCGCGCAGCACGCTGACCCGCCGGTTCCGCGAAACGACCGGCCGGACTCCCGGCGACTACCTGACGCAGTGGCGGATGGACCTGGCCGCGGTCCGGCTCCGCGACACCGGCGAGACGGTGGACAGCATCGCCCGTTCTGTCGGCTACACGTCGGTGTACGCGTTCAGCCGGGCGTTCCGGCGTGCCCGCGACCAGGCGCCCGGGCAGTACCGGACCTCGGCTCGCGCCCGGGCGGTACCGGCCGGGTGA
- a CDS encoding nitroreductase family deazaflavin-dependent oxidoreductase, which yields MAETTEFDFDGINRTVIAEFREKGGKAGGMFEGYPLVLVHHTGAKSGTERIAPLVPLLEDDRIYIFASKGGADDNPAWFHNLVANPDTKVELGTETFPVRARVLTGSERDDVYARQSAVMPQFAEYQSKTSRVIPVFELERV from the coding sequence ATGGCAGAAACGACCGAGTTCGATTTCGACGGGATCAACCGCACCGTGATCGCCGAGTTCCGGGAAAAGGGCGGCAAGGCGGGCGGCATGTTCGAGGGTTACCCGCTCGTCCTCGTCCACCACACCGGCGCGAAGTCCGGCACCGAGCGGATCGCGCCGCTCGTCCCGCTCCTGGAGGACGACCGCATCTACATCTTCGCCAGCAAGGGCGGCGCCGACGACAACCCGGCCTGGTTCCACAACCTGGTGGCCAACCCGGACACCAAGGTCGAGCTCGGCACCGAAACCTTCCCGGTCCGCGCGCGGGTGCTCACCGGCTCCGAGCGCGACGACGTCTACGCCAGGCAGTCCGCCGTCATGCCGCAGTTCGCCGAGTACCAGAGCAAGACCAGCCGGGTCATCCCGGTGTTCGAGCTGGAACGGGTCTAG